Proteins co-encoded in one Flavobacterium sp. M31R6 genomic window:
- a CDS encoding SDR family NAD(P)-dependent oxidoreductase, whose translation MRNIVIIGGSKGIGSAILLQQLENNKVYNISRTTPDITHPNLIHYPISILEDDLPEIEAVDVLIYCPGSITLKPILSLNLDDFRNDFEINVIGAVKAIQKYLPALKKGNNPSIVLFSTVAAKLGMPFHASIAAAKAGIEGLVKSLGAELASVVRINAIAPTITETSLSANILRNDRMKENMVERHPMKNYLKPSEVAEMANYLISENAKSISGQVFEMDYGIVSFKI comes from the coding sequence ATGCGAAACATAGTAATCATTGGCGGTAGCAAAGGAATTGGAAGCGCTATCCTATTGCAACAATTAGAAAACAATAAAGTATATAATATCAGCAGGACGACTCCTGACATCACACACCCTAACTTAATTCATTATCCAATTTCGATTCTTGAAGATGATTTACCCGAAATTGAAGCCGTAGATGTTCTTATATATTGTCCCGGTTCAATTACACTAAAACCCATTTTGAGTTTGAATCTTGACGATTTTAGAAATGATTTTGAAATCAACGTAATTGGTGCTGTAAAAGCGATTCAAAAATATTTGCCTGCTCTAAAAAAAGGAAATAATCCTTCGATTGTATTATTTAGTACGGTTGCGGCAAAACTAGGAATGCCTTTTCACGCCAGTATTGCTGCTGCAAAAGCTGGAATTGAAGGTTTGGTAAAATCCCTCGGTGCCGAATTGGCTTCGGTGGTTCGCATAAATGCAATCGCTCCGACGATAACCGAAACTTCGCTTTCGGCAAATATTCTTAGAAACGACCGTATGAAAGAAAACATGGTGGAACGCCACCCGATGAAAAATTATCTAAAACCCAGTGAAGTTGCCGAAATGGCAAATTACCTAATTTCAGAAAATGCAAAATCCATTTCTGGACAAGTTTTTGAAATGGATTATGGAATCGTAAGTTTTAAAATTTAA
- the folE gene encoding GTP cyclohydrolase I FolE encodes MIKEMRSYEKIEQYDTEITEQLAQNYKKIIGDLGEDVTREGLEKTPERVAKAMQYLTHGYELDPLNILKSALFSEDHKQMIVVKDIEVYSMCEHHMLPFFGKAHIAYIPNGKIVGLSKIPRIVDAFARRMQVQERLTDQIKNCIQEALNPLGVAVVIEAQHMCMQMRGIQKQNSVTTTSSFTGAFEKDKTRKEFISLVSNKLS; translated from the coding sequence ATGATCAAAGAAATGAGAAGTTACGAGAAAATCGAACAATACGACACCGAAATAACAGAACAACTAGCCCAAAACTACAAAAAAATTATTGGTGATTTAGGTGAAGATGTAACAAGAGAAGGACTCGAAAAAACTCCCGAAAGAGTAGCAAAAGCAATGCAGTATTTAACACACGGCTATGAATTAGATCCGTTAAACATATTAAAATCGGCATTGTTTTCTGAAGACCACAAACAAATGATTGTAGTAAAAGATATAGAAGTATATTCGATGTGCGAACATCACATGCTGCCTTTTTTTGGCAAAGCACATATTGCTTACATTCCCAACGGAAAAATTGTTGGCTTAAGTAAAATTCCCAGAATTGTCGATGCTTTTGCCAGAAGAATGCAAGTACAAGAACGATTGACTGACCAGATTAAAAACTGCATACAAGAAGCATTGAACCCTCTTGGCGTAGCTGTTGTCATCGAAGCACAACATATGTGCATGCAAATGCGTGGAATTCAAAAACAAAATTCGGTAACAACAACTTCTTCCTTTACAGGTGCGTTCGAAAAAGACAAAACCAGAAAAGAATTTATAAGTCTCGTTTCAAACAAATTGAGCTAA
- a CDS encoding SDR family oxidoreductase, translating into MKILLTGATGYVGKRLLPILVEQGHDVICCVRDKQRFFCPKEYENKVKVIEVDFLKKDSLENIPKDIDAAYYLIHSMSGSANNYDELEHTSALNFVEHINLTNAKQVIYLSGIVNDQSLSKHLSSRKAVEQVLNTGTFATTTLRAGIIVGSGSASFEIIRDLVQKLPIMVTPKWLNTKCQPIAIADVLEFLTKSLLNPSTYNQSFDIGGPDILTYKEMLLGFAKAIHLKRYIYTIPVMTPKLSSYWLYFVTSTSYKLASALVSSMKVEVICRDNSINSILNVTPMPYELALSKALVKIDNDTIASSWKDAMISGQFVGNVSDYLKVPKKDCFIDRRKMEIQDRAFTINQIWSIGGETGWYYGDWLWELRGFIDKLFGGVGSRRGRTNKHDIHAGDALDFWRVLYANKDEGKLILYAEMKLPGEAWLEFKIINNTLYQSATFRPEGIWGKLYWYSVLPFHGFIFKGMLNKLIQ; encoded by the coding sequence ATGAAAATTCTTTTAACAGGCGCAACAGGATACGTAGGCAAACGACTTTTACCAATTTTGGTAGAACAAGGCCATGACGTAATTTGTTGCGTGCGGGACAAACAGCGTTTTTTTTGTCCAAAAGAATATGAAAATAAAGTAAAAGTAATCGAAGTTGATTTCTTAAAAAAAGACTCTTTAGAAAACATACCAAAAGACATAGATGCCGCTTATTATTTAATCCATTCCATGTCAGGTTCAGCTAATAATTATGATGAATTGGAACATACTTCGGCTTTAAATTTTGTAGAACATATCAATCTGACGAATGCCAAACAAGTCATTTATTTAAGTGGAATTGTCAACGACCAATCACTTTCCAAACACTTATCCTCACGAAAAGCAGTAGAACAGGTTTTGAATACGGGAACCTTTGCCACGACCACATTGCGAGCCGGAATCATAGTAGGTTCCGGTAGTGCATCCTTTGAAATTATTCGGGATTTAGTTCAAAAATTACCCATAATGGTTACCCCGAAATGGCTCAATACCAAATGCCAACCCATAGCTATTGCAGATGTTTTGGAATTTTTGACAAAATCACTTTTAAACCCATCAACGTATAATCAAAGCTTTGATATCGGCGGCCCAGACATCCTCACTTACAAAGAAATGCTTTTAGGCTTCGCCAAAGCCATTCACCTCAAAAGATACATTTATACCATACCTGTAATGACTCCAAAATTATCTTCTTATTGGCTGTATTTTGTAACCTCGACCTCCTATAAATTAGCATCGGCATTGGTAAGCAGTATGAAAGTCGAAGTCATTTGCCGAGACAACAGCATCAATTCCATTTTGAATGTTACGCCTATGCCTTATGAACTGGCATTGTCCAAAGCCTTAGTCAAAATTGACAATGACACTATTGCTTCGAGTTGGAAAGATGCCATGATTAGCGGTCAATTTGTAGGCAACGTAAGTGATTATCTAAAAGTCCCCAAGAAAGACTGTTTTATCGACCGTAGAAAAATGGAAATCCAAGATAGAGCCTTTACTATTAACCAAATTTGGTCCATTGGTGGTGAAACCGGCTGGTATTACGGAGATTGGCTTTGGGAGTTACGTGGATTTATCGATAAACTTTTTGGAGGTGTAGGTTCTCGAAGAGGACGCACCAACAAACACGACATTCATGCCGGTGATGCATTAGACTTTTGGCGGGTTTTGTATGCTAACAAAGACGAGGGCAAACTCATTCTCTATGCCGAAATGAAACTACCTGGAGAAGCCTGGCTCGAATTCAAAATCATCAACAATACTTTGTACCAATCGGCAACTTTTAGACCCGAGGGTATTTGGGGAAAATTGTACTGGTATTCCGTTTTGCCTTTTCACGGTTTTATTTTTAAGGGAATGCTCAATAAGTTGATTCAATAA
- a CDS encoding deoxyribodipyrimidine photo-lyase — protein sequence MQKQEVSIFWFRRDLRLEDNVALYYALESDYPVIPLFIFDTDILNSLPKNDARVGFIHESLSKINIKLKAIGSSILIKKGTTTEVWESLFQEFAISKVFFNKDYEPYAIKRDLAISELAKANNAVCFSFKDQVIFEEKEITKADGLPYTIYTPYKNKWLEKYKSIAPLVEYDTQSYFYNFHKSNFDFPTLQQIGFEESNIKVQPHNLTQISNYHETRDFPAIDSTSYLSPHLRFGTVSIRRLVNWAVHKNDVFLSELIWREFFMQILFSFPKVVSHNFKSAYDGIQWRNNEEDFKRWCTGTTGYPMVDAGMRQLNATGYMHNRVRMVVASFLCKHLLINWQWGEAYFAEKLLDYDLSANVGNWQWASGTGCDAAPYFRVFNPDIQLKKFDEKGIYIRKWIPEFDLGYGQPMVEHAFARDRAIAVYKSGILK from the coding sequence ATGCAAAAACAAGAAGTATCTATTTTTTGGTTCCGACGCGATTTGCGTCTTGAAGATAATGTAGCGCTGTATTATGCTTTGGAATCCGATTATCCTGTCATTCCTCTATTTATTTTCGACACTGATATTCTGAATAGTTTGCCAAAAAACGATGCCCGTGTTGGTTTTATACACGAGTCACTCAGTAAAATAAATATAAAATTGAAAGCCATAGGTAGTTCAATTTTAATCAAAAAAGGAACAACAACTGAAGTTTGGGAATCTCTTTTTCAAGAGTTTGCTATTTCGAAAGTTTTCTTCAATAAAGATTATGAACCCTATGCTATTAAAAGAGATTTAGCCATTTCAGAATTGGCAAAAGCGAATAATGCGGTTTGTTTTTCGTTCAAAGATCAAGTCATTTTTGAAGAAAAAGAAATCACGAAAGCGGATGGATTACCCTATACTATTTATACACCATACAAAAATAAATGGTTGGAAAAATACAAATCCATCGCGCCGCTTGTTGAATACGATACCCAAAGTTATTTCTATAATTTTCACAAAAGCAATTTTGATTTTCCCACTTTACAACAAATAGGTTTCGAGGAAAGTAACATAAAAGTACAGCCACATAATCTCACACAAATAAGTAATTACCATGAAACCAGAGATTTTCCTGCTATAGACAGCACTTCGTATTTATCACCCCATTTGCGTTTTGGAACAGTGAGTATCCGAAGATTAGTGAATTGGGCGGTTCATAAAAACGATGTTTTTTTGAGTGAATTGATATGGAGAGAATTTTTTATGCAAATTCTGTTTAGCTTCCCAAAAGTAGTCAGCCATAATTTCAAATCTGCTTATGATGGAATTCAATGGCGCAATAATGAGGAAGACTTCAAGCGCTGGTGTACAGGAACTACAGGTTATCCTATGGTGGATGCAGGAATGCGTCAGCTCAATGCAACAGGTTATATGCACAATAGAGTACGTATGGTGGTGGCGAGTTTTCTATGCAAACATTTACTGATTAACTGGCAATGGGGCGAAGCTTATTTTGCCGAAAAATTATTGGATTATGATTTGTCGGCTAATGTCGGCAACTGGCAATGGGCGTCAGGAACGGGCTGTGATGCGGCACCTTATTTTAGGGTTTTTAATCCCGACATTCAGCTGAAAAAATTTGATGAAAAAGGAATTTATATCCGCAAATGGATTCCTGAATTTGATTTAGGTTACGGACAGCCAATGGTAGAACATGCTTTTGCGAGAGACCGAGCGATTGCTGTCTATAAATCGGGGATTTTGAAGTGA
- a CDS encoding SRPBCC family protein, translated as MKVYKKESVQHVNATLDECWAFFSSPGNLQKITPVSMGFEITDFDNQLMYAGQIIQYKISPLLGLKLNWVTEITKVKGKSYFIDEQRFGPYSFWHHKHFFEATENGVKMTDVVHYALPLGFLGRIMNALIVKNKLKEIFEYRFVKVDQIFNSK; from the coding sequence ATGAAAGTATATAAAAAAGAAAGTGTTCAACATGTCAATGCAACTTTGGATGAATGTTGGGCTTTTTTCTCCAGTCCAGGAAATTTGCAAAAAATAACTCCAGTGTCTATGGGATTTGAAATCACCGATTTTGATAACCAATTGATGTATGCTGGACAAATTATTCAATACAAAATTTCTCCCCTTTTGGGATTAAAATTAAATTGGGTCACCGAGATTACCAAAGTAAAAGGCAAATCCTATTTTATAGACGAACAACGTTTTGGACCCTATAGTTTTTGGCACCACAAGCATTTTTTTGAGGCAACTGAAAATGGAGTCAAAATGACCGATGTTGTACATTATGCATTGCCTTTGGGGTTTTTGGGGCGAATCATGAATGCTTTAATTGTCAAAAACAAACTGAAAGAGATCTTTGAGTACCGTTTTGTAAAAGTTGATCAAATTTTCAATTCAAAATAA
- a CDS encoding lycopene cyclase domain-containing protein, which translates to MSLYLFLNIASFLIPFLYSFEKRMKYSKRWKVIFPSLIITALFFIIWDIIFTQMGVWRFNPRYHSGIEFFGLPIEEWLFFICIPYASIFIHFSFQYFLPNVALSDTVVKKIYWFLMLLIVPVTVLNYDRWYTFVNLSLFVIVLTIAVFKFSTILKTYFITFLIILIPFLLVNGILTGSFIEEPVVFYNDNENLGIRLGTIPVEDIGYAFTMLLMSLVLMKIIDREK; encoded by the coding sequence ATGTCATTATATCTTTTTTTGAATATTGCTTCGTTCTTAATTCCGTTTCTGTATAGTTTTGAAAAGAGAATGAAATACAGTAAGCGTTGGAAAGTCATTTTTCCTTCTTTGATTATAACGGCGCTATTTTTTATTATTTGGGATATTATTTTTACCCAAATGGGAGTTTGGAGATTTAATCCACGATACCATTCCGGAATAGAATTTTTTGGTTTGCCAATAGAGGAGTGGCTTTTTTTTATTTGCATCCCTTACGCCAGTATATTTATTCATTTCTCTTTTCAGTATTTCTTGCCCAATGTGGCTTTGAGCGATACTGTCGTAAAAAAGATTTATTGGTTTTTGATGCTTCTCATTGTTCCAGTGACAGTGTTAAATTATGATAGATGGTACACTTTTGTAAATCTTAGTTTGTTTGTAATTGTTTTAACAATAGCCGTTTTTAAGTTTTCTACAATTTTAAAAACCTATTTCATTACTTTTTTAATCATCTTGATTCCTTTTTTACTTGTAAATGGAATTCTTACGGGGAGTTTTATAGAAGAACCGGTTGTTTTTTACAATGATAACGAGAATTTGGGCATTCGATTGGGAACAATTCCTGTTGAAGATATTGGTTATGCTTTTACAATGTTGTTGATGAGTTTAGTTTTGATGAAAATAATTGATAGAGAAAAATGA
- a CDS encoding sterol desaturase family protein, which translates to MISFFIFLSVFLFMECITWLTHKYIMHGLMWYFHADHHQPKYEHTFERNDIFFLIFAIPSIVLFYFGVQGGMNYLFFIALGITTYGFCYFMIHDVLIHQRFKWFKKTKNKYLVGLRKAHKMHHKHLGKQDGECFGMLFVPFKYYKI; encoded by the coding sequence ATGATTTCCTTTTTTATTTTTTTGAGTGTTTTTTTATTTATGGAATGTATTACATGGCTCACTCATAAGTATATTATGCATGGGCTTATGTGGTATTTTCATGCCGATCATCATCAGCCAAAATATGAGCATACATTCGAGCGAAATGATATATTCTTTCTGATTTTTGCCATACCCAGTATTGTGCTTTTTTATTTTGGAGTACAGGGCGGAATGAATTATTTATTTTTCATTGCTCTAGGAATAACAACTTACGGTTTTTGCTATTTTATGATTCACGACGTATTGATTCATCAACGTTTTAAGTGGTTCAAGAAAACTAAAAACAAATATTTAGTTGGTTTGCGTAAGGCCCACAAAATGCATCACAAACATTTAGGGAAACAGGATGGTGAATGTTTTGGAATGTTGTTTGTGCCTTTCAAATATTATAAAATTTAA
- a CDS encoding phytoene/squalene synthase family protein, with protein sequence MKQLFDDVSFKCSKLVTKNYSTSFSMAVYMLAPSIRDAIYSIYGFVRFADEIVDSFHGYDKENLINDFEAEYYKAMKLGISLNPILNSFQQTVKQYNITDEMIQSFLKSMKLDLIKSDYHSKEEYNEYIYGSADVVGLMCLKVFVKGDEIKYNQLKDQAMRLGSAFQKVNFLRDLKDDNLVLNRNYFPGVDLKSFSEKSKKAIIEEIEEDFRIAYLGIVKLPLEAKFGVYTAYVYYKKLLKKLEHTPCNEIGNTRIRVSNYSKAGLLAQSFVSYKLKLV encoded by the coding sequence ATGAAACAATTATTTGATGATGTATCTTTCAAGTGTAGTAAATTGGTTACTAAAAATTACAGTACTTCGTTTTCTATGGCGGTTTATATGTTGGCGCCCAGCATTCGTGATGCCATTTATAGCATCTATGGATTTGTGCGTTTTGCAGATGAAATTGTAGATTCTTTTCACGGTTACGACAAAGAAAATCTAATTAATGATTTTGAAGCGGAGTATTACAAAGCGATGAAATTGGGTATCAGTTTGAATCCGATTTTGAATTCCTTTCAGCAGACTGTTAAGCAATACAATATTACGGACGAAATGATTCAATCGTTCCTCAAAAGCATGAAACTCGATTTAATCAAATCTGATTATCACAGCAAAGAGGAATACAACGAATACATTTATGGTTCTGCCGATGTAGTGGGGCTAATGTGTCTGAAAGTTTTTGTCAAAGGTGATGAAATCAAATACAATCAGCTTAAAGACCAAGCCATGCGATTGGGTTCGGCTTTCCAAAAAGTAAATTTCCTTCGTGATTTAAAAGATGATAATTTAGTATTGAACCGTAATTATTTTCCGGGAGTCGATTTAAAATCCTTTAGTGAAAAGTCAAAAAAAGCAATTATCGAGGAAATCGAGGAAGATTTTAGAATTGCCTACCTAGGAATCGTAAAATTACCTTTGGAAGCCAAATTTGGTGTTTACACAGCTTATGTTTATTACAAAAAACTGCTCAAAAAACTGGAGCACACGCCTTGTAATGAAATTGGAAATACAAGAATTCGAGTTTCCAATTATTCCAAAGCAGGATTGTTGGCGCAATCGTTCGTATCTTACAAGCTGAAATTGGTGTAA
- a CDS encoding NAD(P)/FAD-dependent oxidoreductase, translating to MKKSISIIGSGFSAMSAACYLAKSGHKVSVYEKNASIGGRARQLKAEGFTFDMGPSWYWMPDVFERFFADFGKKTTDYYELIKLSPAYRVYYDIDDFIAIADNLPQIIADFEAIEKGSGQVLKEFMFEAKSNYDIAIKELVYRPGVSPLELVTVETAKKVGQFFSNISKDIRKKFKNERLIHILEFPVLFLGAKPSDTPSFYSFMNYADFGLGTWHPKTGMFDVVRAMESLARELGVTFVTNANIEKINVESKVARSITVNGKMIPSNIILSGADYHHTETLLDKEHRAYSEKYWDSRVFAPSSLLFYVGFNKKIKNISHHALFFDVDFEQHAAAIYDEPQWPKEPLFYANFPSLTDKTAAPEGMESGFFLVPLAPGIVDTEDLRNEYFDKIMERFELLTQQKIKNSIIFKQSFCKNDFVSEYNSYKGNAYGMANTLLQTAFLRPKLKSSKVKNLYFTGQLTVPGPGVPPALISGKLVSELIDKQLLNH from the coding sequence ATGAAAAAATCAATCTCAATAATAGGTTCTGGGTTTTCGGCAATGTCTGCCGCATGCTATTTAGCAAAAAGTGGTCATAAAGTGTCGGTTTATGAAAAAAATGCTTCGATAGGAGGCCGGGCCCGTCAATTGAAAGCTGAAGGGTTTACGTTTGACATGGGGCCCAGTTGGTATTGGATGCCTGATGTTTTTGAACGTTTTTTTGCTGATTTTGGCAAGAAAACAACTGATTATTATGAACTAATAAAACTCTCTCCAGCGTACCGAGTTTATTATGATATTGATGATTTTATTGCAATTGCAGATAATTTACCTCAGATAATAGCTGATTTTGAAGCTATCGAAAAAGGAAGTGGCCAAGTCTTAAAAGAATTTATGTTTGAGGCCAAAAGCAATTATGATATCGCAATAAAAGAATTGGTGTATCGCCCGGGTGTTTCTCCATTGGAATTGGTAACGGTCGAAACCGCTAAGAAAGTCGGTCAGTTTTTCAGTAACATCAGTAAAGACATTAGAAAGAAATTCAAAAACGAACGACTCATTCATATATTGGAATTCCCCGTTTTGTTCCTTGGCGCCAAACCATCTGATACTCCTTCTTTTTATAGTTTCATGAATTATGCCGATTTTGGTCTGGGAACTTGGCATCCTAAAACGGGTATGTTCGATGTCGTTCGAGCAATGGAAAGTCTGGCTAGAGAACTGGGTGTAACTTTTGTAACCAATGCCAATATTGAAAAAATTAATGTTGAAAGTAAAGTAGCCCGTTCGATTACAGTCAATGGGAAAATGATTCCATCCAATATTATTTTAAGCGGTGCTGATTATCACCATACTGAAACTTTATTGGATAAAGAACACCGGGCGTATTCTGAAAAGTATTGGGATAGTCGGGTTTTTGCTCCATCGTCGTTATTGTTTTATGTGGGGTTCAATAAAAAAATAAAAAATATTTCGCATCACGCTTTGTTTTTTGATGTCGATTTTGAGCAACATGCCGCAGCTATTTATGACGAGCCACAATGGCCAAAAGAACCGTTGTTTTATGCCAATTTTCCATCATTAACAGATAAAACAGCGGCTCCAGAAGGCATGGAATCCGGTTTTTTTCTGGTGCCACTTGCTCCTGGAATTGTTGATACAGAGGACTTAAGAAATGAATATTTCGATAAAATAATGGAGCGTTTCGAACTTTTAACACAACAAAAAATTAAAAATAGTATTATATTTAAGCAATCATTTTGTAAAAATGACTTTGTTTCAGAGTACAATTCATACAAAGGGAATGCTTATGGGATGGCCAATACACTTTTGCAAACCGCTTTTTTGAGACCAAAACTCAAAAGTTCCAAAGTGAAGAACTTATATTTTACGGGGCAATTAACCGTTCCCGGACCTGGAGTTCCTCCCGCATTGATTTCGGGGAAATTAGTGTCGGAGTTAATAGATAAACAACTTTTAAATCATTAG
- a CDS encoding MerR family transcriptional regulator: MNNIKNTFSIKDLENLSGIKAHTIRIWEKRYDVLQPMRTDTNIRLYSLESLQKLLNITLLHDYGYKISKISTFSDEKITEMIRDVISNKNAKNHAVNAFKMAMMNFDQELFSNTYNWLLEEKSFKEIFHQVFIPLMEEIGLLWQTDTITPAHEHFISCLILKKILVNIEKVEASKSINKSKVFVLSLPLNEIHELGLMYLHYEIVSKGYKVVYLGESMPISNLKDLKKHYSSIVFLSYFTIQPERDYVNDYVGNMGTELLGDGTQIWLIGKMTQYIDQDLIPIDVKVFSSILDLIEKI, encoded by the coding sequence ATGAACAATATAAAAAATACTTTCAGTATTAAGGATCTTGAAAATCTTTCAGGTATAAAAGCGCATACAATCCGAATTTGGGAAAAACGATATGATGTTTTACAGCCTATGCGAACGGATACTAATATACGGTTGTACTCACTGGAGAGCCTTCAAAAATTATTGAATATCACTTTGCTGCATGATTATGGATATAAAATTTCCAAAATTTCAACCTTTAGCGATGAAAAAATAACGGAAATGATTCGTGATGTTATTTCGAATAAAAATGCAAAAAATCATGCTGTCAATGCTTTCAAGATGGCTATGATGAATTTTGATCAAGAACTTTTTTCTAATACGTACAATTGGTTGCTAGAAGAAAAATCTTTTAAGGAAATCTTTCATCAAGTATTTATTCCATTGATGGAGGAAATTGGTTTATTGTGGCAAACCGATACGATTACACCAGCGCACGAGCATTTTATCAGTTGTTTGATATTGAAGAAAATATTGGTAAATATTGAAAAAGTGGAAGCCAGTAAGTCGATAAATAAAAGCAAAGTTTTTGTATTGTCGCTTCCTCTTAATGAAATTCATGAATTGGGATTGATGTATTTGCATTATGAAATTGTTTCTAAGGGGTATAAAGTTGTTTATTTGGGTGAGAGTATGCCAATAAGTAATTTGAAAGATTTGAAGAAACATTACAGTTCAATTGTTTTTCTTTCTTATTTTACGATACAGCCCGAACGAGATTATGTCAATGATTATGTAGGTAATATGGGTACTGAACTCTTAGGTGACGGCACTCAAATCTGGTTGATTGGAAAAATGACTCAGTACATAGATCAGGATTTAATTCCTATTGATGTTAAAGTTTTTAGTTCCATTTTGGATTTAATAGAAAAGATTTGA
- the purB gene encoding adenylosuccinate lyase, producing the protein MTTLNELNAISPIDGRYRNKTLSLAPFFSEEALIKYRVLIEIEYFIALCEVPLPQLKNVNPNLFDSLRTIYKNFSTEDALWIKETEKVTNHDVKAVEYFIKDAFEKLGLSAYKEFIHFGLTSQDINNTAIPLSTKDAFEKVYMPSLITLTSKLKELSQEWKDIPMLARTHGQPASPTRLGKEIAVFVERLEEQMRLLFNIPFAAKFGGATGNYNAHHVAYPQIDWKQFGTKFVQENLGLHHSFPTTQIEHYDHFAAFFDALKRINTIIIDLDRDIWTYVSMEYFKQKIKAGEIGSSAMPHKVNPIDFENSEGNLGIANAIFEHLSAKLPVSRLQRDLTDSTVLRNIGVPIGHTLIAFEATLKGLNKLLLNESKFHEDLEKNWAVVAEAIQTILRREAYPNPYEALKGLTRTNEAIDKNAIHGFIATLDVSEEIKAELMQITPSNFLGI; encoded by the coding sequence ATGACTACTCTAAACGAATTGAATGCTATATCACCAATCGACGGTCGTTATAGAAATAAGACATTATCACTAGCTCCTTTTTTCTCTGAAGAAGCTTTAATCAAATATCGCGTATTAATTGAAATCGAATATTTCATTGCTTTATGCGAAGTTCCTTTACCACAACTAAAAAACGTAAATCCTAATCTTTTCGATAGTTTACGTACCATTTATAAAAATTTCTCTACCGAAGATGCACTTTGGATAAAAGAAACTGAAAAAGTAACCAACCACGACGTAAAAGCTGTTGAGTATTTTATCAAAGACGCTTTTGAAAAACTGGGTTTATCAGCATACAAAGAATTTATTCACTTCGGATTAACTTCTCAAGACATTAACAATACAGCGATTCCGCTTTCGACAAAAGATGCTTTTGAAAAAGTTTATATGCCATCGTTAATTACCTTGACATCCAAATTAAAAGAATTGAGCCAAGAGTGGAAAGACATTCCAATGCTTGCCCGTACACACGGACAACCTGCTTCACCTACTCGTTTGGGTAAAGAAATAGCTGTTTTTGTGGAGCGTCTGGAAGAGCAAATGCGCTTGTTGTTCAACATTCCGTTTGCAGCCAAATTTGGTGGAGCAACTGGAAATTACAATGCCCATCATGTTGCGTATCCGCAAATTGACTGGAAACAGTTCGGCACTAAATTTGTTCAGGAAAACTTGGGATTACACCATTCTTTTCCAACAACACAAATAGAGCATTACGACCATTTTGCGGCCTTTTTTGATGCTTTAAAAAGAATCAACACTATCATTATTGATTTGGACCGTGACATTTGGACGTATGTTTCAATGGAATATTTCAAACAAAAAATTAAAGCGGGAGAGATTGGATCATCGGCTATGCCACACAAAGTAAATCCAATTGATTTTGAAAACTCCGAAGGAAACTTAGGAATAGCCAATGCAATTTTTGAACATTTATCGGCAAAATTACCGGTTTCAAGATTACAACGCGATTTGACAGACAGTACTGTTTTAAGAAACATTGGAGTACCAATTGGACATACTCTAATCGCTTTTGAAGCTACTTTGAAAGGTTTAAACAAATTATTGTTGAACGAATCCAAATTCCACGAAGATTTAGAGAAAAACTGGGCTGTTGTAGCCGAAGCAATTCAAACTATTTTAAGACGCGAAGCCTATCCAAATCCATACGAAGCATTAAAAGGATTGACTAGAACCAACGAAGCCATTGATAAAAATGCAATTCATGGTTTTATCGCAACGCTTGATGTTTCTGAAGAAATAAAAGCCGAATTGATGCAAATCACTCCAAGTAATTTCTTGGGGATTTAA